The following are encoded together in the Caldilineales bacterium genome:
- a CDS encoding type II toxin-antitoxin system Phd/YefM family antitoxin, giving the protein MTTIVNVHEAKTHFSKLLERVMSGEQITIAKANKPVAVLSPVATPPSRRIPGIDAGRVVIAPDFDAPLPEFDL; this is encoded by the coding sequence ATGACCACAATCGTCAATGTCCATGAAGCTAAGACACATTTTTCCAAATTGCTCGAACGGGTGATGAGCGGCGAACAGATCACCATCGCCAAGGCAAACAAGCCCGTGGCCGTCCTTTCACCAGTGGCAACCCCGCCTTCAAGACGCATCCCTGGCATCGACGCAGGTCGCGTTGTGATCGCCCCTGATTTCGATGCACCGCTGCCGGAGTTTGATCTGTGA
- a CDS encoding type II toxin-antitoxin system VapC family toxin, with the protein MRALLDTHTFLWWNLDDPSLSTAAKDFIGDGQNEILLSAASAWEIAIKYAKGRLSLPELPERYIANRITHYSFQPLPIQLSHALRVASLPLIHHDPFDRLLIAQSQMENLPLLTSDPEIAKYDVDIIW; encoded by the coding sequence GTGAGAGCTTTGCTGGATACTCACACCTTTCTTTGGTGGAATCTCGACGACCCGTCGCTTTCCACCGCAGCAAAAGACTTCATCGGCGACGGGCAAAACGAAATCCTCTTGAGTGCAGCCAGCGCATGGGAAATTGCCATCAAGTATGCTAAAGGCCGGCTTAGCTTGCCAGAACTACCTGAGCGTTATATTGCCAATCGCATCACTCACTATAGCTTCCAGCCTTTACCAATCCAACTGAGTCATGCCCTCAGAGTGGCCAGCCTGCCGCTCATTCACCATGATCCGTTCGACAGATTACTAATCGCGCAAAGTCAAATGGAGAACCTCCCACTCTTGACTTCAGATCCGGAGATCGCCAAGTACGATGTCGACATAATCTGGTAA
- a CDS encoding type II toxin-antitoxin system HicB family antitoxin → MNVYDIQIRVEELADGGDYRYLATSPDLPGLLVVGDTAEEVLTLAPDVASALIDSIHALGDPLPPSVKEPISC, encoded by the coding sequence ATGAATGTGTATGATATTCAGATTCGAGTGGAAGAGCTGGCCGACGGCGGCGACTATCGCTATCTCGCCACCAGCCCCGACCTGCCCGGCCTACTCGTCGTTGGCGACACCGCCGAAGAGGTATTGACATTGGCCCCGGATGTCGCATCGGCGCTGATCGATTCCATTCATGCCCTGGGCGATCCACTCCCGCCTTCTGTCAAGGAACCCATCTCATGCTAA
- a CDS encoding DUF433 domain-containing protein — translation MTYYISDRITVNPEQCGGRPCIRGMRIRVVDVLGLLAAGLSFGEVLAELPDLEMADLQAVLKYVTLRVDHPVLVAA, via the coding sequence ATGACTTATTACATTTCCGATCGAATCACGGTGAACCCAGAACAGTGCGGCGGCAGGCCCTGCATACGCGGGATGCGTATTCGCGTGGTCGATGTGTTGGGCTTGTTGGCGGCCGGCCTTAGTTTTGGTGAAGTGCTCGCTGAGTTGCCTGATCTCGAAATGGCCGATCTTCAGGCGGTCTTGAAGTATGTCACCTTGCGGGTCGATCACCCTGTCTTGGTTGCGGCATGA
- a CDS encoding DUF5615 family PIN-like protein, which yields MIIWVDAQLSPTIAAWIQLNFGIKARSVRDLGLRDATDRQIFMAARAEGAVVMTKDSDFVVLVSRLGAPPQVIWVTCGNTSNVHLRRILSKTLLQAVDVLASGERIVEIKDIGSPT from the coding sequence ATGATCATTTGGGTCGATGCCCAGCTTTCGCCGACCATAGCGGCCTGGATTCAGTTGAATTTCGGCATCAAGGCCAGGTCTGTTCGTGATCTGGGTCTTCGCGATGCCACGGATCGCCAGATCTTCATGGCAGCGCGGGCTGAAGGCGCTGTTGTAATGACCAAGGATAGCGATTTCGTTGTCTTGGTAAGTCGATTGGGCGCGCCGCCGCAAGTCATTTGGGTAACATGTGGCAACACTTCTAATGTGCATCTGCGTCGCATTCTGAGCAAGACGCTATTGCAGGCCGTGGATGTGCTCGCATCTGGTGAGCGGATCGTTGAAATCAAGGATATCGGTTCTCCAACATAG
- a CDS encoding nucleotidyltransferase domain-containing protein: MVETTPQLAGIIQRYCQELQKMDIACERVLLFGSQANGTAHEGSDIDLIIVSPDWARYGDLERLESLGLAAGHILEPVEAQGVTPEEIVSHQLSQFMAYVIDELAVDVTHFMPSASVRQNDPATPTRNWGEQGQLKAVAFGAPDTGEDWRAEYPGGS; encoded by the coding sequence ATGGTTGAAACAACACCCCAACTTGCAGGAATAATCCAGCGATACTGTCAGGAGCTTCAGAAGATGGATATCGCTTGCGAGCGCGTTCTCCTTTTTGGATCACAAGCCAATGGAACCGCGCACGAAGGCAGCGATATCGATCTCATCATCGTCTCGCCTGACTGGGCGCGTTATGGCGATCTGGAGAGGTTGGAATCGCTCGGTCTTGCTGCGGGGCATATCCTCGAACCCGTGGAAGCGCAAGGTGTAACGCCCGAAGAGATTGTCTCACACCAGCTTTCACAGTTCATGGCCTATGTGATCGATGAACTTGCAGTTGACGTAACCCATTTCATGCCGTCGGCTTCTGTTCGTCAAAATGACCCTGCAACGCCAACCAGGAATTGGGGTGAGCAGGGCCAACTGAAGGCTGTCGCTTTCGGCGCGCCGGATACAGGCGAAGACTGGAGGGCGGAGTATCCGGGCGGGAGCTAG
- a CDS encoding methylcrotonoyl-CoA carboxylase gives MDILESRNLRHDAGYRANAEHHRRLAEELGGRLAEIRQGGPPAAHERHRQQGKLFVRDRIDRLLDPGSPFLELSPLAAWELYDGEAPGAGIVTGLGRVSGRECLIIANDATVKGGTYYPLTVKKHLRGQQVGLENRLPCIYLVDSGGAFLPMQDEVFPDVDDFGRIFYNQARMSALGIPQIACVMGSCTAGGAYVPAMSDEAIIVRGAGTIFLGGPPLVKAATGEEVSAEELGGADVHTRLSGVADHFAIDDDDALQQVRAIVATLNTVKRVEAELAPSEDPLYDPEELYGVLPRSFRESYDVREVIARLVDGSKFREFKARYGTTLVTGFARIHGYPVGIVANNGILFSESALKGAHFVELCAGRSIPLLFLQNVTGFMVGKQYEVGGIAKDGAKMVHAVANAAVPKLTVIIGGSFGAGNYGMCGRAYGPRFLWMWPNARISVMGGEQAANVLATVKQDQLARRGQPPMGADDLAEFKRPTLEKYEREGSPYYSTARLWDDGILLPAETRRVLGLALSVCYNAPVERTTFGVFRM, from the coding sequence ATGGACATTCTCGAATCCCGGAATCTTCGTCACGATGCCGGCTATCGGGCCAATGCCGAGCACCATCGCCGGCTGGCCGAGGAACTGGGCGGCCGGCTGGCCGAAATCCGCCAGGGCGGGCCGCCGGCCGCACACGAACGACATCGACAGCAGGGCAAGCTGTTCGTGCGCGACCGCATCGACCGCCTGCTCGACCCTGGCAGCCCCTTCCTCGAGCTGTCGCCGCTGGCGGCCTGGGAGCTTTACGACGGCGAGGCGCCGGGCGCAGGCATCGTGACCGGCTTGGGGCGGGTTTCGGGCCGGGAATGCCTGATCATCGCCAACGACGCCACCGTGAAGGGCGGGACGTACTATCCGCTGACGGTGAAGAAGCACCTGCGCGGCCAACAGGTCGGCCTGGAGAACCGGCTGCCGTGCATCTATCTGGTCGATTCGGGCGGCGCTTTCCTGCCCATGCAGGATGAGGTCTTCCCGGATGTGGATGATTTCGGGCGCATCTTCTACAACCAGGCCCGGATGAGCGCCCTCGGCATCCCCCAGATCGCCTGTGTGATGGGGTCGTGTACGGCGGGTGGGGCCTATGTCCCAGCCATGAGCGATGAGGCCATCATCGTCCGGGGGGCAGGCACGATTTTCTTGGGTGGGCCGCCGTTGGTGAAGGCGGCCACCGGCGAGGAGGTGTCGGCCGAGGAGTTGGGCGGGGCGGACGTGCACACGCGGCTTTCGGGCGTGGCCGACCATTTCGCCATCGATGATGACGACGCCTTGCAGCAAGTGCGGGCCATCGTCGCCACCCTCAACACGGTCAAGCGCGTCGAGGCCGAGTTGGCCCCCTCCGAAGACCCGCTCTACGACCCCGAAGAATTGTACGGCGTCCTCCCGCGCAGTTTCCGCGAGAGCTACGATGTGCGCGAGGTCATTGCCCGGCTGGTGGATGGCAGCAAGTTTCGCGAGTTCAAGGCCCGCTATGGCACGACTCTCGTCACCGGCTTCGCCCGCATCCACGGCTATCCGGTGGGCATCGTGGCCAATAACGGCATCCTTTTCAGCGAGTCGGCGCTCAAAGGCGCCCACTTTGTCGAATTGTGCGCTGGCAGGTCGATACCGCTGTTGTTCCTGCAAAATGTCACTGGCTTTATGGTGGGGAAGCAGTACGAGGTGGGGGGCATCGCCAAAGACGGGGCGAAGATGGTGCATGCGGTTGCCAACGCTGCCGTGCCCAAGCTGACGGTGATCATCGGCGGCTCGTTCGGGGCCGGCAATTACGGCATGTGTGGCCGCGCCTATGGCCCGCGCTTTTTGTGGATGTGGCCGAACGCCCGCATCAGCGTGATGGGCGGCGAGCAGGCCGCCAATGTGCTGGCGACGGTCAAGCAAGACCAATTGGCGCGGCGAGGGCAGCCGCCGATGGGCGCTGACGACCTGGCCGAATTCAAACGGCCGACCCTGGAGAAGTACGAGCGCGAGGGCAGCCCCTATTATTCGACCGCCCGGCTGTGGGACGACGGCATCCTGCTCCCCGCCGAGACCCGCCGTGTGCTGGGCCTGGCGCTATCGGTCTGTTACAACGCCCCCGTCGAGCGGACGACCTTCGGTGTGTTCAGGATGTGA